The following proteins come from a genomic window of Lytechinus pictus isolate F3 Inbred chromosome 1, Lp3.0, whole genome shotgun sequence:
- the LOC135155633 gene encoding uncharacterized protein LOC135155633 isoform X1, producing MFSQPTSNRTDDENGPVKSRLGISVGGKIAIIVSIFVIGAIFCGGLFLRKRQKEDDNGDETSMGSLCQLCSFNTKGESHGPRRSETHNPEGTSRFHQPFWIPYPTEVIENEYECSIKTEHPVTTDSPVIIRQNQSSPSDLTSFRSPNSTSDAPSQEASGVEENYQSISDSTISITNAYPSMQARPGLVETSAHLRSVNARPLPDRPVSEDRPYAELDTEDDRANEFPPTREEQSYHDPLSLWASDPNLFRRSSVVGPHPNEVPPLTVGVDDCARVVQPGPERNGIPDEVISEGSVDNHSTHEYEYASIPGDHSMIRSLRGRGAQSQLSCSDKKYYSIQGPLLQGESKDVQAGEHRYPLTGEPPSQGPYYYGLEPDGMIQNPLYKSLESFFIVSSLS from the exons ATGTTCTCCCAGCCAACATCTAACAGGACGGATGATG aaaatggtccGGTGAAAAGTCGTCTCGGAATTTCAGTAGGCGGAAAAATCGCAATCATCGTCTCCATTTTTGTTATCGGCGCCATATTTTGCGGTGGTCTCTTTTTGCGGAAACGGCAGAAAGAAGATGATAATGGAGATGAAACATCTATGGG GAGTCTTTGCCAGCTGTGCTCTTTCAACACCAAAGGAGAGTCCCATGGACCTAGAAGATCAGAAACCCACAATCCAGAAGGAACGTCAAGATTCCATCAACCTTTCTGGATCCCTTATCCTACAGAAGTCATCGAAAATGAATACGAATGTAGCATAAAGACGGAACATCCTGTGACCACAGATTCGCCGGTGATAATCCGACAAAATCAATCTTCTCCCTCCGACTTGACAAGTTTCCGTTCTCCAAATTCTACCAGTGACGCCCCAAGTCAGGAAGCTTCAGGTGTGGAGGAAAATTACCAGTCCATCTCCGACTCGACGATTTCTATCACGAATGCTTATCCGTCAATGCAGGCTAGACCAGGGTTAGTTGAGACAAGCGCTCACTTGCGTTCTGTAAACGCTCGACCCCTCCCTGACCGACCAGTAAGCGAAGATCGTCCTTACGCTGAACTTGACACCGAGGATGACCGTGCGAATGAATTTCCACCTACCAGGGAAGAACAAAGCTATCACGATCCTCTATCTCTGTGGGCAAGTGATCCGAATCTTTTCAGAAGATCATCTGTTGTTGGACCCCATCCAAATGAGGTTCCTCCCTTAACAGTAGGTGTCGATGATTGTGCCCGGGTGGTCCAACCTGGACCTGAGCGAAATGGAATTCCCGATGAGGTGATTTCTGAAGGTTCAGTTGATAATCATAGTACACATGAGTATGAATATGCATCCATCCCAGGCGATCATTCTATGATAAGGTCTCTAAGGGGGAGAGGGGCTCAGAGTCAATTATCATGCTCTGACAAGAAGTACTACTCAATCCAAGGCCCTCTTCTTCAAGGTGAAAGCAAGGATGTCCAGGCTGGTGAACATCGTTATCCTCTAACAGGAGAACCGCCATCACAAGGTCCATATTATTATGGATTGGAACCTGATGGTATGATTCAAAATCCATTGTACAAATCCCTGGAATCTTTTTTTATAGTTTCATCACTTTCCTAA
- the LOC135155633 gene encoding uncharacterized protein LOC135155633 isoform X2 codes for MFSQPTSNRTDDENGPVKSRLGISVGGKIAIIVSIFVIGAIFCGGLFLRKRQKEDDNGDETSMGCTFRSCDAGDDQCCRIKRVIQGVFASCALSTPKESPMDLEDQKPTIQKERQDSINLSGSLILQKSSKMNTNVA; via the exons ATGTTCTCCCAGCCAACATCTAACAGGACGGATGATG aaaatggtccGGTGAAAAGTCGTCTCGGAATTTCAGTAGGCGGAAAAATCGCAATCATCGTCTCCATTTTTGTTATCGGCGCCATATTTTGCGGTGGTCTCTTTTTGCGGAAACGGCAGAAAGAAGATGATAATGGAGATGAAACATCTATGGG TTGCACATTCAGGTCATGTGATGCCGGTGATGATCAGTGTTGTCGAATAAAACGTGTTATTCAAG GAGTCTTTGCCAGCTGTGCTCTTTCAACACCAAAGGAGAGTCCCATGGACCTAGAAGATCAGAAACCCACAATCCAGAAGGAACGTCAAGATTCCATCAACCTTTCTGGATCCCTTATCCTACAGAAGTCATCGAAAATGAATACGAATGTAGCATAA